One Halobaculum roseum DNA segment encodes these proteins:
- a CDS encoding universal stress protein → MYDDILVPTDGSPAADAAVEHAVTLADRFDATVHALYVVDATAYSAIEAGTDVVAEALETEGEDAVGRIAAAADDADLPVIESVISGTAYRSILDYADEHGIDMIVMGTHGRRGLDRYLLGSVTERVVRSANQPVLTVRHEGDDADGE, encoded by the coding sequence ATGTACGACGACATCCTGGTGCCGACGGACGGAAGCCCGGCGGCCGACGCGGCCGTGGAGCACGCGGTGACGTTGGCGGACCGCTTCGACGCGACTGTACACGCGCTGTACGTCGTCGACGCGACCGCCTACTCGGCCATCGAGGCCGGAACCGACGTGGTCGCCGAGGCGCTCGAAACCGAGGGCGAGGACGCCGTCGGCCGGATCGCCGCGGCGGCCGACGACGCCGACCTGCCCGTCATCGAGTCGGTGATCTCCGGCACGGCCTACCGCTCGATCCTCGACTACGCCGACGAGCACGGTATCGACATGATCGTGATGGGTACCCACGGGCGCCGCGGGCTCGACCGCTACCTCCTGGGGTCGGTCACCGAGCGCGTCGTTCGCTCGGCGAACCAGCCCGTGCTCACGGTCCGACACGAGGGGGACGACGCGGACGGCGAGTGA
- a CDS encoding METTL5 family protein, translated as MSSRRALEGELAVVAGFADPTASLEQYPTPADVAAHVVHLADLRGDVAGRTVVDLGAGTGMFALGAALRGAARVVGVELDGGALGVARENERRVGARTEVHWVCADATRPPLVRDRLTADGPVTVIMNPPFGAQTGNEHADRAFLETVADLADVSYSVHNAGSREFVESFAGDAGGEVTDAFAATLTLDRTYDHQTSESADVEAEVFRIEWNRASDDDPAGDNDHAGDD; from the coding sequence GTGTCGAGCCGCCGCGCGCTGGAGGGCGAGCTGGCGGTCGTCGCCGGCTTCGCAGACCCGACCGCCAGCCTCGAACAGTACCCGACGCCCGCCGACGTCGCGGCCCACGTCGTCCACCTCGCGGACCTCCGGGGCGACGTGGCCGGGCGGACCGTCGTCGATCTCGGCGCGGGAACTGGGATGTTCGCGCTCGGCGCCGCCCTCCGCGGGGCCGCCCGCGTCGTCGGCGTCGAGCTCGACGGCGGCGCTCTCGGGGTCGCCCGCGAGAACGAACGACGCGTCGGCGCCCGAACCGAGGTTCACTGGGTGTGTGCGGACGCGACGCGGCCGCCGCTCGTGCGCGACCGCCTGACTGCCGATGGTCCCGTCACCGTGATCATGAACCCCCCGTTCGGCGCGCAGACCGGCAACGAACACGCCGACCGCGCGTTCCTGGAGACGGTCGCCGACCTCGCGGACGTCTCCTACTCGGTCCACAACGCCGGCAGCCGCGAGTTCGTCGAGTCGTTCGCCGGCGACGCCGGCGGCGAGGTGACCGACGCCTTCGCCGCGACGCTCACGCTCGACCGGACGTACGACCACCAGACGAGCGAGTCTGCCGACGTGGAGGCGGAGGTGTTCCGGATCGAGTGGAACCGCGCAAGCGACGACGATCCCGCCGGCGACAACGACCACGCCGGAGACGACTGA
- a CDS encoding amidohydrolase: MSQTVAHDELSAFRRDLHRHPEPAWCEFYTTARIVDELESRDLTAVHYGPEILGAERMNVPDDDELAEWFERARDAGAREDVLAEIEGGYTGAVAVLERGEGPVIGVRVDIDALPILESDDGEHAPAGEGFRSEHEGYMHACGHDAHATFGLGLIDEILDSEFEGTLKVFFQPGEEQIVGGEPMAESDLIDDVEYFLAAHVGLDHPTGEVICGIDGFLAVSHFLAEFEGEPSHAGGHPEQGKNTVQAAAAAIQNLYGIPRHADGPTRVNAGIVGGGTATNIIPEECFVEGEVRGGTTELMEYMDGKAETVIESAADMHEVDVDIEQLGRAPSATSDQELAGPIAEVAGDVEGVTNVIERDELGGSEDATYMMQAVQDNGGYATYVGVGTSHPGGHHTSTFDVEEESLDIGVDFLTAAVLAVADERP; this comes from the coding sequence ATGAGCCAGACTGTCGCTCACGACGAGCTGTCGGCCTTCCGCCGCGACCTCCATCGCCACCCGGAACCGGCGTGGTGCGAGTTCTACACCACCGCCCGGATCGTCGACGAACTCGAATCCCGCGACCTCACCGCGGTTCACTACGGCCCCGAGATCCTCGGCGCCGAACGGATGAACGTCCCCGACGACGACGAGCTCGCCGAGTGGTTCGAGCGCGCCCGCGACGCCGGCGCGCGCGAGGACGTGCTCGCCGAGATCGAGGGGGGCTACACCGGCGCAGTCGCGGTGCTCGAACGCGGCGAGGGACCGGTGATCGGGGTCCGCGTCGACATCGACGCCCTCCCGATCCTCGAATCGGACGACGGCGAGCACGCGCCCGCCGGCGAGGGGTTCCGCTCGGAGCACGAGGGCTACATGCACGCCTGCGGCCACGACGCGCACGCGACGTTCGGCCTCGGCCTCATCGACGAGATCCTCGACTCGGAGTTCGAGGGCACGCTGAAGGTGTTCTTCCAGCCCGGCGAGGAGCAGATCGTCGGCGGCGAGCCGATGGCCGAGTCCGACCTCATCGACGACGTGGAGTACTTCCTCGCCGCGCACGTCGGGCTCGACCACCCGACGGGCGAGGTGATCTGCGGCATCGACGGCTTCCTCGCCGTCTCGCACTTCCTCGCGGAGTTCGAGGGCGAACCGTCCCACGCGGGGGGCCACCCCGAGCAGGGCAAGAACACGGTGCAGGCCGCGGCCGCCGCCATCCAGAACCTCTACGGCATCCCCCGGCACGCCGACGGGCCGACCCGCGTGAACGCCGGGATCGTCGGCGGCGGGACGGCGACGAACATCATCCCGGAGGAGTGCTTCGTCGAGGGCGAGGTCCGGGGCGGCACGACCGAACTCATGGAGTACATGGACGGGAAGGCCGAGACCGTGATCGAGTCGGCCGCCGACATGCACGAGGTCGACGTGGACATCGAGCAGCTCGGGCGCGCTCCCTCGGCGACCAGCGACCAGGAGCTCGCCGGCCCGATCGCCGAGGTCGCCGGCGACGTGGAGGGCGTGACGAACGTGATCGAGCGCGACGAGCTGGGCGGCAGTGAAGACGCGACCTACATGATGCAGGCGGTCCAGGACAACGGCGGCTACGCCACCTACGTCGGCGTCGGCACCAGCCACCCCGGCGGCCACCACACGAGCACCTTCGACGTGGAGGAGGAGTCGCTGGACATCGGCGTCGACTTCCTCACCGCGGCGGTGCTCGCCGTCGCCGACGAGCGGCCCTGA
- a CDS encoding flippase activity-associated protein Agl23, translating into MSDGDGTGATRPAGLDRTVLAVAAVVALALVARFAFLGARPFHWGEGRVGYWTLRYLDTGVYSYRPATGGPVVYLATRWAIDLLGTSDGAARSAVALVGGLLPAAALLFRGPLRDDETVALSALLAGSPLLVYYSRFLRGDVLAAAFGLLVVGGVVRHRTTGARWPIYLSAAALALTLGSSGFAAVYLPLWLVAGAFVLDEARVAGVPAAAHARLATGVAWLRAESTTLARALFVFLGAALLVFAPRGGGIEPGLWNPATLPAAVSFAFVDAPERFVALRFTARLTPPADGNSFLPAVAGYARTLVVTAWPALAFGLVGFLRDRYSSGTRGVVAFGAYAAGFGLLAFPIASMGVEPWTAVHVVPLLALPGAVGLAWVARGLRSRATASDPAWLVAVLLVVSAGLVGYGATTAGVYADPEPGSEFAQFAQPSDDLDPMLAAAEAAIDDSGGSAGADVAYVGDRLDTEREYALPPVASVDRDAWGARLPLQWYFERMDAETTSVRTAAEFGSDAPPVVVTTPDRRVTVNTNIGDGYRQYDLRLGLWDRQVVVFVEQ; encoded by the coding sequence ATGTCCGACGGCGACGGTACCGGTGCGACGCGACCCGCGGGACTCGACCGAACCGTCCTCGCGGTCGCGGCCGTCGTCGCGCTCGCGCTCGTCGCCCGCTTCGCGTTCCTCGGCGCCCGCCCGTTCCACTGGGGGGAGGGACGGGTCGGCTACTGGACGCTCCGCTATCTCGACACCGGCGTCTACTCGTACCGCCCGGCGACGGGCGGCCCGGTCGTCTACCTCGCGACGCGGTGGGCGATCGACCTCCTCGGCACCTCCGACGGGGCCGCCCGCTCGGCGGTCGCGCTCGTCGGGGGGCTGCTCCCCGCGGCCGCGCTGCTGTTTCGGGGCCCGCTGCGCGACGACGAGACGGTCGCGCTGTCGGCGTTGCTGGCGGGGTCGCCGCTGCTCGTCTACTACTCCCGGTTCCTCCGCGGCGACGTGCTCGCGGCCGCGTTCGGCCTGCTCGTCGTCGGCGGCGTCGTCCGCCACCGAACCACGGGCGCCCGCTGGCCGATCTACCTGTCGGCGGCGGCGCTCGCGCTCACGCTCGGCTCCTCGGGGTTCGCCGCCGTGTACCTCCCGCTGTGGCTCGTCGCCGGCGCGTTCGTGCTCGACGAGGCGCGTGTCGCGGGGGTTCCGGCGGCGGCCCACGCACGCCTCGCGACCGGCGTCGCGTGGCTCCGGGCGGAGTCGACGACGCTCGCCCGGGCGCTGTTCGTGTTTCTCGGGGCGGCGCTGTTGGTGTTCGCCCCGCGAGGGGGCGGCATCGAGCCCGGACTGTGGAACCCCGCGACGCTACCGGCGGCGGTGTCGTTCGCCTTCGTCGACGCGCCCGAGCGGTTCGTCGCGCTGCGGTTCACCGCACGCTTGACGCCGCCCGCGGACGGCAACTCCTTCCTCCCGGCCGTCGCCGGCTACGCCCGGACGCTCGTCGTCACCGCGTGGCCGGCGCTGGCGTTCGGCCTCGTCGGGTTCCTCCGGGACCGTTACAGTTCGGGCACCCGGGGCGTCGTCGCCTTCGGCGCGTACGCCGCCGGGTTCGGGTTGCTCGCGTTCCCGATCGCCTCGATGGGCGTCGAGCCGTGGACGGCGGTTCACGTCGTCCCGCTGCTCGCGCTTCCCGGCGCCGTCGGCCTCGCGTGGGTCGCCCGCGGCCTCCGCTCGCGGGCGACGGCGAGCGACCCCGCGTGGCTCGTCGCCGTGCTCCTCGTCGTCTCGGCGGGGCTCGTCGGCTACGGCGCGACGACCGCCGGCGTCTACGCCGACCCCGAGCCGGGGTCCGAGTTCGCGCAGTTCGCCCAGCCGTCGGACGACCTCGACCCGATGCTCGCGGCCGCAGAGGCCGCTATCGACGACAGCGGCGGCTCGGCGGGCGCGGACGTGGCGTACGTCGGCGACCGACTGGACACCGAGCGGGAGTACGCGCTCCCGCCCGTCGCCTCCGTCGACCGCGACGCGTGGGGAGCGCGGCTCCCGCTCCAGTGGTACTTCGAGCGCATGGACGCCGAGACGACGAGCGTCCGGACGGCCGCCGAGTTCGGGTCCGACGCGCCGCCGGTCGTGGTCACTACGCCCGACCGCCGCGTCACGGTGAACACGAACATCGGCGACGGCTATCGCCAGTACGACCTCCGGCTGGGGCTGTGGGACCGGCAGGTCGTCGTGTTCGTCGAACAGTGA
- a CDS encoding transcription initiation factor IIB, whose amino-acid sequence MEGPSRQRQREAGESEKQSDEELTCPECSSDNVVMDADQGELVCDDCGLVLDERQIDRGPEWRAFNHSERQSKSRVGAPVTETMHDKGLTTTIDWKDKDAYGRSLSSEKRSQMHRLRKWQERIRTKDAGERNLQFALSEIDRMASALGVPRSVREVASVIYRRALKEDLIRGRSIEGVATAALYAACRQEGIPRSLDEVAEVSRVEQKEIGRTYRYISQELGLELKPVDPKQFVPRFASALGLSEETQAKATEIIDVSAEQGLLSGKSPTGFAAAAIYAASLLCNEKKTQREVADVAQVTEVTIRNRYQEQIEAMGFR is encoded by the coding sequence ATGGAAGGTCCGAGCCGACAGCGACAGCGAGAGGCGGGCGAGTCGGAGAAACAGTCGGACGAGGAGCTCACGTGTCCCGAGTGCTCCAGCGACAACGTCGTGATGGACGCGGACCAGGGCGAGTTGGTCTGTGACGACTGCGGGCTCGTTCTCGACGAGCGCCAGATCGACCGCGGGCCGGAGTGGCGGGCGTTCAACCACTCCGAGCGGCAGTCGAAATCGCGGGTTGGCGCGCCCGTGACGGAGACGATGCACGACAAGGGGCTGACGACGACCATCGACTGGAAGGACAAGGACGCCTACGGTCGCTCGTTGAGCTCCGAGAAGCGCTCGCAGATGCACCGCCTGCGCAAGTGGCAGGAGCGCATCCGTACCAAGGACGCCGGCGAGCGCAACCTCCAGTTCGCCCTCTCGGAGATCGACCGGATGGCCAGCGCGCTCGGGGTTCCGCGGTCGGTACGCGAGGTCGCCTCCGTCATCTATCGCCGCGCGCTCAAGGAGGACCTCATCCGCGGCCGCTCCATCGAGGGCGTCGCCACGGCGGCGCTGTACGCCGCCTGCCGGCAGGAGGGCATCCCGCGGTCGCTCGACGAGGTCGCGGAGGTGTCGCGGGTCGAACAGAAGGAGATCGGCCGGACCTATCGCTACATCTCCCAGGAGCTCGGCCTCGAACTGAAGCCGGTCGACCCCAAACAGTTCGTCCCGCGGTTCGCCTCCGCGCTCGGCCTCAGCGAGGAGACGCAGGCGAAGGCGACCGAGATCATCGACGTGTCCGCCGAGCAGGGACTGCTCTCGGGGAAGTCGCCGACGGGATTCGCCGCCGCCGCCATCTACGCGGCCTCCCTCCTGTGTAACGAGAAGAAGACTCAACGCGAGGTCGCCGACGTGGCGCAGGTCACCGAAGTTACCATCCGCAACCGGTATCAAGAGCAGATCGAGGCGATGGGCTTCCGCTGA
- a CDS encoding sugar phosphate isomerase/epimerase produces MSTQSSTHVRRAVATAEPVDAEPVTIDADALPSTAPGDLRDLRAALADEGYVPAGLRVQAEFGTDCSIETQREADRLRSLLRAASHLGAGELVIDPGAVADPAKVRPALDALTERADREGVSLTVDGSLGVDADVDRTDGDAGA; encoded by the coding sequence ATGAGCACCCAGTCGTCCACCCACGTCCGGCGGGCCGTCGCGACCGCCGAGCCGGTCGACGCCGAGCCGGTCACCATCGACGCCGACGCCCTGCCGTCGACCGCCCCCGGCGACCTGCGCGACCTCCGCGCGGCGCTGGCCGACGAGGGGTACGTCCCCGCGGGCCTCCGCGTGCAAGCGGAGTTCGGAACCGACTGCTCCATCGAGACGCAGCGGGAGGCCGACCGGCTTCGTTCGCTGTTGCGCGCCGCGAGCCACCTCGGCGCGGGGGAACTGGTCATCGACCCCGGCGCGGTCGCGGACCCCGCGAAGGTTCGCCCGGCGCTCGACGCGCTGACCGAGCGCGCCGACCGCGAGGGCGTCTCGCTGACTGTCGACGGCTCCCTCGGCGTCGACGCGGACGTCGATCGAACCGACGGCGACGCCGGCGCCTGA
- a CDS encoding rhomboid family intramembrane serine protease translates to MNFDLALGSRAAVVAAAVIAVLATVALDRLARTDRGPTLRRRLILGVPWGTLAVTAVVLAVYLFVQGGWGHWYNPVVIPFRAWSYLAPVGVAVAGFAHAGPGHLLGNLFGTLAVAPLVEYAVGHFPRRRGSSSFGSVRDNPYARAFLLFPAATIAVGLVSGAFALGPVIGFSGVVFAFVGAALVYYPLGTVVALSASGLLSTTYRALNSPVVEASGRPAYITPWWADIAIQGHALGLLVGVLAAAWLAAARGDDLPRPRRLALGALLVGVEQSLWAVYWFRGGETFVLFRGVGLAAVALLAVFVAALAADRDAPAADSVREALRNLTPRRGSVAVLLVVLAALSGPAVAVNLVAVGDEPLPGDPVEVRGYDVTYAEGVENGMVSVIDVEAFGETTGVTTSGVVVRNPDRGVWTTAVSKGRLAFSGRQRVVLGGVGWREVVTVTRRGWTTVGGDAPAYRVTLAHDNETTLAFLSNASTAEPRIEGRNVSVVPTDSGFELLVEGGNRSVAAPVPDENETVTANGLSFVRDGRAVFALAGEVTGNASAGNTTAPTRVRVATREEYNGRNG, encoded by the coding sequence GTGAATTTCGACCTCGCGCTCGGCTCCCGCGCGGCGGTCGTCGCCGCTGCGGTCATCGCGGTCCTCGCGACCGTCGCGCTGGACCGCCTCGCGCGGACGGACCGCGGTCCCACCCTCCGGCGTCGACTGATCCTCGGCGTCCCGTGGGGGACGCTCGCCGTGACGGCGGTCGTACTCGCGGTGTACCTGTTCGTCCAGGGCGGCTGGGGTCACTGGTACAACCCCGTCGTGATCCCGTTCCGGGCGTGGTCGTATCTCGCGCCGGTTGGCGTCGCAGTCGCGGGGTTCGCTCACGCCGGCCCCGGCCACCTGCTGGGCAACCTCTTCGGGACGCTCGCGGTCGCGCCGCTGGTCGAGTACGCCGTCGGACACTTCCCGCGCCGGCGCGGGAGCTCCTCGTTCGGCTCCGTTCGCGACAACCCCTACGCCCGGGCGTTCCTCCTGTTCCCCGCCGCGACGATCGCAGTCGGGCTCGTCTCGGGCGCGTTCGCGCTCGGCCCCGTGATCGGCTTCTCGGGGGTCGTCTTCGCGTTCGTCGGCGCCGCGCTGGTGTACTACCCGCTGGGGACCGTCGTCGCGCTGTCGGCGTCGGGACTGCTCTCGACGACCTACCGCGCGCTCAACTCGCCGGTCGTCGAGGCCAGCGGCCGCCCGGCGTACATCACGCCGTGGTGGGCCGACATCGCGATCCAGGGCCACGCGCTGGGGCTGCTCGTCGGCGTCCTCGCGGCGGCGTGGCTCGCGGCCGCCCGCGGCGACGACCTCCCGCGCCCCCGGCGGCTCGCGCTCGGGGCGCTGCTCGTCGGCGTCGAGCAGTCGCTGTGGGCGGTGTACTGGTTCCGCGGCGGCGAGACGTTCGTCCTCTTCCGGGGGGTCGGACTCGCCGCGGTGGCGCTGCTCGCGGTGTTCGTGGCGGCGCTGGCGGCCGACCGCGACGCCCCGGCGGCCGACAGCGTCCGCGAGGCGCTTCGGAACCTCACCCCCCGGCGCGGCTCGGTCGCGGTCCTGCTGGTCGTGCTCGCGGCGCTGTCGGGCCCGGCCGTGGCGGTCAACCTCGTCGCCGTCGGCGACGAGCCCCTCCCCGGCGACCCGGTCGAGGTGCGCGGCTACGACGTGACCTACGCCGAGGGCGTCGAGAACGGGATGGTGTCGGTGATCGACGTGGAGGCGTTCGGCGAAACGACCGGCGTCACGACCTCCGGCGTCGTCGTCCGCAACCCCGACCGCGGCGTCTGGACGACCGCGGTCTCGAAGGGACGGCTCGCCTTCTCGGGGCGCCAGCGGGTCGTCCTCGGCGGCGTCGGCTGGCGAGAGGTCGTCACCGTCACCCGCCGCGGATGGACGACCGTCGGCGGCGACGCCCCGGCCTACCGGGTGACGCTGGCCCACGACAACGAGACGACGCTCGCGTTCCTGTCGAACGCGTCGACCGCCGAGCCGCGGATCGAGGGCCGCAACGTCTCGGTCGTCCCGACCGACTCCGGCTTCGAGCTGCTCGTCGAGGGCGGCAACCGGAGCGTCGCCGCGCCCGTCCCCGACGAAAACGAGACCGTGACGGCGAACGGGCTGTCGTTCGTCCGGGACGGACGGGCCGTGTTCGCGCTGGCCGGCGAGGTGACCGGCAACGCCTCCGCGGGCAACACGACCGCGCCGACCCGGGTACGGGTGGCGACGAGAGAGGAGTACAACGGACGTAACGGCTGA
- a CDS encoding ABC transporter permease, translating into MSVASAVDGLGTRARIAAATAGVALLAVVGLALVGATDVLLAVLALLFQKSTLAAALRLSVPIAFAALGGIFAEKSGVINIGLEGLLIVSAFGGVYVTSITGSVWAGLLGGVLASTLLALLFAIVCIEFRADQIIAGLAIWLIALGLAPFASTVVFGSTNASAGATFPDIGGLLARSGIPVVSTTVVAGLDALAGLPFVGALFEASPIVYLMFVAVGASWWTLNRTSFGRWVRASGENPKALDTAGVDVSRVRYAAVLLSGVLAGVGGAALSLSLGQFVGNGPTMVNGKGFIAIVTYLLGNYNPIGAMLSTLLFAGLDALQLSLQGQNVLAIPRPLVRTIPYVSVIVVLALFGRTRLPEAAGEHYESGEE; encoded by the coding sequence GTGAGCGTCGCCTCCGCCGTCGACGGGCTCGGCACGCGCGCACGGATCGCGGCGGCGACCGCGGGGGTCGCGCTGCTCGCGGTCGTCGGCCTCGCGCTCGTCGGGGCGACCGACGTGTTGCTCGCCGTCCTGGCGCTGCTGTTCCAGAAGTCGACGCTGGCGGCGGCCCTCCGGCTGTCGGTGCCCATCGCCTTCGCGGCGCTCGGCGGCATCTTCGCCGAGAAGTCCGGCGTCATCAACATCGGGCTGGAGGGGCTGCTCATCGTCTCGGCGTTCGGCGGCGTGTACGTCACCTCGATCACCGGCTCGGTGTGGGCCGGGCTCCTCGGCGGCGTGCTCGCCTCGACGCTGTTGGCGCTGCTGTTCGCGATCGTCTGCATCGAGTTCCGCGCCGACCAGATCATCGCGGGACTGGCGATCTGGCTCATCGCGCTGGGGCTCGCGCCGTTCGCCTCCACGGTCGTCTTCGGGTCGACGAACGCCAGCGCCGGCGCGACGTTCCCCGACATCGGCGGGCTGCTCGCGAGATCGGGGATCCCGGTCGTCTCGACGACGGTCGTCGCGGGGCTCGATGCGCTCGCGGGGCTCCCGTTCGTCGGTGCCCTGTTCGAGGCGTCGCCGATCGTGTACCTGATGTTCGTCGCCGTCGGCGCCTCGTGGTGGACGCTCAACCGCACCTCCTTCGGCCGGTGGGTGCGCGCCTCCGGCGAGAACCCGAAGGCGCTCGACACCGCCGGCGTCGACGTCTCCCGGGTGCGTTATGCGGCGGTGCTGCTGTCGGGCGTGCTCGCGGGCGTCGGCGGCGCGGCGCTGTCGCTGTCGCTGGGGCAGTTCGTCGGCAACGGGCCGACGATGGTCAACGGGAAGGGATTCATCGCCATCGTGACCTACCTGCTGGGCAACTACAACCCGATCGGCGCGATGCTGTCGACGCTGCTGTTCGCGGGGCTCGACGCGCTCCAGCTGTCGCTGCAGGGGCAGAACGTCCTCGCGATCCCGCGGCCGCTCGTGCGGACCATCCCGTACGTGTCGGTCATCGTCGTGCTCGCGCTGTTCGGTCGGACGCGGCTGCCGGAGGCGGCAGGGGAGCACTACGAGTCCGGCGAGGAGTAA
- a CDS encoding geranylgeranyl reductase family protein produces the protein MTTHEPDIVVVGAGTAGCYAAATAADAGLDVVIVERKDEEEAGHIACGDALKGADKFPESIPKSEIDSAFTNTDVDHGRFEIPSHDTVLEIPIPGELAVIDRWEYGRNIIAGAERRGVEFHYDTVVQDVTQTDSGRVTGVRAKRKGEVVEYDADVTIDAAGSLSILQDKADLADATFDTNVSFSQFCSAYREIVEVPEPVEWDDALVFKPTERAAGYLWYFPRTDTEINAGLGFQMTEEPMKLVDDLKRDLRHRPEFEGAEVTDKLGAALPTRRPYDSAVADGFIAVGDAAGHVNPTTGGGIAGAAYAGKYAAEQAVRAIDAGDVSEGALWHYNERVMSHFGGRYAALDVYNILSTAVDVDELMGLLASLPGESLAEALYEGSASVKPRLVLEVIKDSYGHWGQIWDFYKTKRVADDLMDHYGRYPSRPGAFEAWREERDRLMEQVYDVTGADPKY, from the coding sequence ATGACCACACACGAGCCCGACATCGTCGTCGTCGGCGCGGGCACGGCGGGCTGTTACGCCGCCGCGACGGCCGCGGACGCCGGCCTCGACGTCGTCATCGTCGAGCGGAAGGACGAGGAGGAGGCGGGCCACATCGCCTGCGGCGACGCGCTGAAGGGTGCCGACAAGTTCCCCGAGTCGATCCCGAAATCCGAGATCGACTCGGCGTTCACCAACACCGACGTGGACCACGGCCGCTTCGAGATCCCGAGCCACGACACGGTGCTGGAGATCCCGATCCCCGGCGAACTCGCGGTCATCGACCGCTGGGAGTACGGCCGGAACATCATCGCGGGCGCCGAGCGCCGCGGCGTCGAGTTCCACTACGACACCGTCGTCCAGGACGTGACCCAGACCGACTCCGGCCGCGTGACGGGCGTGCGCGCGAAACGGAAGGGGGAGGTCGTCGAGTACGACGCCGACGTGACCATCGACGCCGCGGGGTCGCTGTCCATCCTCCAGGACAAGGCGGATCTGGCGGACGCGACGTTCGACACGAACGTCTCGTTCTCGCAGTTCTGCTCGGCTTACCGCGAGATCGTCGAGGTACCCGAGCCCGTCGAGTGGGACGACGCGCTCGTGTTCAAGCCGACCGAGCGCGCCGCGGGCTACCTCTGGTACTTCCCGCGCACGGACACCGAGATCAACGCCGGGCTCGGCTTCCAGATGACCGAGGAGCCGATGAAGCTCGTCGACGACCTCAAGCGCGACCTCCGGCACCGCCCCGAGTTCGAGGGCGCCGAGGTGACCGACAAGCTCGGCGCGGCACTTCCCACCCGGCGGCCGTACGACTCGGCGGTCGCTGACGGATTCATCGCCGTCGGCGACGCCGCCGGCCACGTCAACCCCACCACCGGCGGCGGCATCGCGGGCGCCGCCTACGCCGGGAAGTACGCCGCCGAGCAGGCCGTCCGGGCCATCGACGCCGGCGACGTGAGCGAGGGGGCGCTGTGGCACTACAACGAGCGCGTCATGAGCCACTTCGGCGGCCGCTACGCGGCCCTCGACGTGTACAACATCCTCTCGACGGCCGTCGACGTGGACGAGCTGATGGGCCTGCTCGCGTCGCTGCCGGGCGAGAGCCTCGCGGAGGCGCTGTACGAGGGGAGCGCGTCGGTGAAGCCGCGGCTCGTGCTCGAAGTGATCAAGGACAGCTACGGTCACTGGGGCCAGATCTGGGACTTCTACAAGACGAAACGCGTCGCCGACGACCTGATGGACCACTACGGCCGATACCCCTCCCGCCCGGGTGCCTTCGAGGCGTGGCGCGAGGAGCGCGACCGCCTGATGGAGCAGGTGTACGACGTGACCGGCGCGGACCCGAAGTACTGA
- a CDS encoding nucleoside phosphorylase: MTVPQFPTKHDHDPITGPDDDLTYYRDLNGEFDPLPESVVLTCSASTFERAVSELGAEDGAIDAPGLASLHELAGTDGNVAVAGEFGIGAPATAMVVDVLAAAGVETVCIVGYAGALTTELDTETAVVADGALRDEGTSYHYLPDGVSAEASPAVARTLETELRASDRPVAVGPTWSTDAAFRETAFEARRLAERGYLTVEMEAAALFAVAEVRGIDAGAAFAISDYVTPEGWERLFHEARDRLYDLIPVVRDALR, encoded by the coding sequence GTGACCGTCCCCCAGTTCCCGACCAAACACGACCACGACCCGATCACCGGGCCGGACGACGACCTCACGTACTATCGCGATCTCAACGGGGAGTTCGATCCGTTGCCCGAATCGGTCGTCCTCACGTGCTCCGCGTCGACGTTCGAGCGCGCCGTCTCTGAGCTGGGTGCCGAGGACGGGGCGATCGACGCGCCGGGGCTGGCGAGTCTCCACGAGCTCGCGGGCACCGACGGCAACGTCGCGGTCGCCGGCGAGTTCGGGATCGGCGCCCCGGCGACCGCGATGGTCGTCGACGTGCTGGCCGCCGCCGGCGTGGAGACGGTCTGCATCGTCGGCTACGCCGGGGCGTTGACCACCGAACTGGACACCGAGACGGCCGTCGTCGCCGACGGAGCGCTCCGTGACGAGGGGACCTCGTATCACTACCTTCCCGACGGTGTGTCCGCGGAGGCGAGCCCGGCGGTGGCTCGGACACTCGAAACGGAGTTGCGGGCCAGCGATCGTCCGGTTGCGGTGGGGCCGACGTGGTCGACCGACGCGGCGTTCCGGGAGACCGCGTTCGAGGCACGCCGGCTCGCCGAACGTGGGTATCTGACCGTCGAGATGGAGGCGGCGGCCCTCTTCGCGGTCGCGGAGGTCCGCGGGATCGACGCGGGCGCCGCGTTCGCGATCAGCGACTACGTCACGCCGGAGGGATGGGAGCGGCTGTTTCACGAGGCCCGCGACCGACTGTATGACCTGATCCCGGTGGTCAGGGACGCGCTTCGGTGA